One genomic window of Haemophilus haemolyticus includes the following:
- the rplB gene encoding 50S ribosomal protein L2 codes for MAIVKCKPTSAGRRHVVKIVNPELHKGKPYAPLLDTKSKTGGRNNYGRITTRHIGGGHKQHYRLIDFKRNKLDIPAVVERLEYDPNRSANIALVLYKDGERRYILAPKGLSVGDQIQAGVNSPIKVGNSLPMRNIPVGSTVHNVELKPGKGGQIARSAGAYVQIIAREGNYVTLRLRSGEMRKVLAECVATIGEVGNSEHMLRVLGKAGANRWRGIRPTVRGTAMNPVDHPHGGGEGRNFGKHPVTPWGVQTKGKKTRHNKRTDKYIVRRRGK; via the coding sequence ATGGCTATCGTTAAATGTAAGCCGACCTCCGCTGGTCGTCGTCACGTTGTTAAAATCGTGAACCCTGAATTACACAAGGGTAAACCTTACGCACCTCTTCTAGATACTAAATCTAAAACTGGTGGTCGTAACAACTATGGTCGTATTACTACTCGTCACATTGGTGGCGGTCACAAACAACACTACCGTTTAATCGATTTCAAACGTAACAAGTTAGACATCCCAGCGGTTGTTGAGCGTTTAGAATATGATCCAAACCGTTCTGCTAACATTGCTTTAGTGCTTTATAAAGATGGCGAACGCCGTTATATCTTAGCACCTAAAGGCTTGTCAGTAGGCGATCAAATCCAAGCTGGCGTAAACTCACCAATTAAAGTGGGTAACTCATTACCAATGCGTAATATCCCAGTTGGTTCAACAGTACATAACGTTGAATTAAAACCAGGTAAAGGCGGTCAAATCGCTCGTTCTGCTGGTGCTTATGTACAAATCATCGCACGTGAAGGCAACTATGTAACTTTACGTTTACGTTCTGGCGAAATGCGTAAAGTATTAGCTGAATGTGTTGCAACAATCGGTGAAGTTGGTAACTCAGAACATATGCTTCGCGTATTGGGTAAAGCTGGTGCTAACCGCTGGAGAGGCATTCGCCCTACAGTTCGTGGTACTGCAATGAACCCAGTAGATCACCCACACGGTGGTGGTGAAGGTCGTAACTTTGGTAAACACCCAGTAACTCCTTGGGGCGTTCAAACCAAAGGTAAGAAAACTCGTCACAACAAACGTACTGATAAATATATCGTACGTCGTCGTGGCAAATAA
- the rplR gene encoding 50S ribosomal protein L18 — MDKKSARIRRAARARHMMREQGVTRLVIHRTPRHIYAQVIAPNGSEVLAAASTVEKAIREQVKYTGNKDAAAAVGKAVAERALAKGVQAVAFDRSGFKYHGRVQTLADAAREAGLQF, encoded by the coding sequence ATGGATAAGAAATCAGCTCGTATCCGTCGTGCAGCTCGTGCACGTCATATGATGAGAGAGCAAGGTGTAACTCGTTTAGTTATTCACCGCACTCCACGTCATATTTATGCACAAGTTATTGCACCAAACGGTTCAGAAGTGCTTGCCGCTGCTTCAACTGTTGAGAAAGCAATTCGTGAGCAAGTAAAATACACCGGTAATAAAGATGCTGCTGCTGCAGTAGGTAAAGCTGTTGCAGAACGCGCATTAGCAAAAGGCGTTCAAGCTGTTGCTTTTGATCGTTCCGGTTTTAAATATCATGGTCGTGTCCAAACTTTAGCGGACGCTGCACGTGAAGCTGGTCTACAGTTCTAA
- the rpsE gene encoding 30S ribosomal protein S5 — protein MSNIEKQVGELQEKLIAVNRVSKTVKGGRIMSFTALTVVGDGNGRVGFGYGKAREVPAAIQKAMEKARRNMINVALNEGTLQHPVKGVHTGSRVFMQPASEGTGIIAGGAMRAVLEVAGVRNVLSKAYGSTNPINVVRATIDALANMKSPEMVAAKRGKTVDEILG, from the coding sequence ATGTCAAACATCGAAAAACAAGTTGGTGAACTGCAAGAGAAGCTAATCGCAGTAAACCGTGTATCAAAAACTGTAAAAGGTGGTCGTATTATGAGTTTCACTGCATTAACTGTGGTGGGCGATGGTAATGGCCGAGTAGGTTTTGGTTATGGTAAAGCACGAGAAGTTCCAGCAGCGATCCAAAAAGCAATGGAAAAAGCACGTCGTAATATGATTAACGTTGCTTTGAATGAAGGTACATTACAGCATCCAGTTAAAGGTGTTCATACTGGTTCACGTGTATTTATGCAACCAGCAAGCGAAGGTACAGGTATCATCGCTGGTGGTGCAATGCGTGCAGTATTGGAAGTTGCAGGTGTACGCAATGTTCTTTCTAAAGCGTATGGTTCTACCAACCCAATTAACGTTGTTCGTGCAACTATTGATGCATTAGCAAACATGAAATCACCAGAAATGGTTGCTGCAAAACGCGGTAAAACTGTTGATGAAATCTTGGGGTAA
- the rpmC gene encoding 50S ribosomal protein L29 — MKAQDLRTKSVEELNAELVNLLGEQFKLRMQTATGQLQQTHQAKQVRRDIARVKTVLTEKAGE; from the coding sequence ATGAAAGCTCAAGATTTACGTACAAAAAGTGTTGAAGAGCTGAATGCTGAATTAGTAAACCTTTTAGGTGAACAATTCAAGTTGCGTATGCAGACAGCCACCGGTCAGCTTCAACAAACCCATCAGGCTAAACAAGTGCGTCGTGATATTGCACGTGTAAAAACTGTATTAACCGAAAAGGCGGGTGAGTAA
- the rplD gene encoding 50S ribosomal protein L4: protein MELQVVGANALTVSETTFGREFNEALIHQVVVAYAAGARQGTRAQKTRAEVSGSGKKPWRQKGTGRARAGDIKSPIWRSGGITFAAKPQDHSQKVNKKMYRGAIKSILSELVRQDRLVVVEKFELDAPKTKVLVQKLKDLAVEDALIITASLDENLFLAARNLYKVDVRDVQGIDPVSLIAFDKVIVTVDAVKQIEEILA, encoded by the coding sequence ATGGAATTACAAGTTGTAGGTGCAAACGCACTAACTGTTTCTGAAACTACCTTCGGACGTGAGTTTAACGAAGCGTTGATCCACCAAGTTGTTGTTGCCTATGCAGCAGGTGCGCGTCAAGGTACTCGTGCGCAAAAAACTCGTGCTGAAGTGTCTGGTTCAGGTAAAAAACCTTGGCGTCAAAAAGGTACAGGTCGTGCTCGTGCTGGTGATATCAAATCACCAATCTGGCGTTCTGGTGGTATAACCTTTGCGGCTAAACCACAAGATCACAGTCAAAAAGTGAACAAGAAAATGTACCGTGGTGCTATCAAAAGCATTCTTTCTGAATTAGTTCGTCAAGACCGTTTGGTTGTTGTTGAAAAATTCGAATTAGATGCACCAAAAACTAAAGTTTTAGTACAAAAATTAAAAGATTTAGCCGTTGAAGATGCGTTAATTATCACAGCAAGCTTAGATGAAAATCTATTCTTAGCAGCGCGTAACTTATATAAAGTTGACGTACGTGATGTTCAAGGTATCGATCCAGTTAGCTTAATCGCTTTCGATAAAGTGATTGTTACTGTTGATGCTGTGAAACAAATTGAGGAGATCCTAGCATGA
- the rpsC gene encoding 30S ribosomal protein S3, which translates to MGQKVHPHGIRLGIVKPWSSTWFANTQDFADNLEGDFKVRKFLNKELANASVSRITIERPAKSIRVTIHTARPGIVIGKKGEDVEKLRNAVSKIAGVPAQINIAEVKKPELDAKLVADSIASQLERRVMFRRAMKRAVQSAMRLGAKGIKVEVSGRLGGAEIARSEWYREGRVPLHTLRADIDYNTAEAHTTYGVIGVKVWIFKGEILGGMAAVAQSEQQPADKPKKAPRGKGRK; encoded by the coding sequence ATGGGTCAAAAAGTACATCCACATGGTATTCGCCTAGGTATTGTTAAACCTTGGAGCTCTACTTGGTTCGCGAATACACAAGACTTCGCTGACAATCTTGAAGGCGATTTCAAAGTACGCAAATTCTTAAATAAAGAATTAGCAAATGCTTCAGTTTCACGTATTACTATTGAGCGTCCAGCTAAAAGTATTCGTGTAACTATTCACACAGCTCGTCCTGGTATCGTAATCGGTAAAAAAGGCGAAGATGTTGAAAAATTACGTAACGCAGTGTCTAAAATCGCTGGCGTTCCTGCTCAAATCAACATTGCTGAAGTGAAAAAACCTGAATTAGATGCGAAATTAGTTGCAGATAGCATCGCTTCTCAATTAGAACGTCGTGTAATGTTCCGTCGTGCAATGAAACGTGCGGTACAAAGCGCAATGCGTTTAGGTGCTAAAGGTATCAAAGTTGAGGTTAGCGGTCGTTTAGGTGGTGCAGAAATCGCACGTTCAGAATGGTATCGTGAAGGTCGTGTACCTCTACATACTCTTCGTGCGGACATCGATTATAACACTGCAGAAGCTCACACAACTTACGGCGTAATCGGCGTTAAAGTGTGGATCTTCAAAGGTGAAATTCTTGGTGGAATGGCTGCCGTTGCGCAATCAGAACAACAACCTGCCGACAAGCCTAAAAAGGCTCCTCGCGGTAAAGGTCGTAAGTAA
- the rplW gene encoding 50S ribosomal protein L23, whose protein sequence is MSQERLLSVLRAPHISEKATNNAEKSNTVVLKVALDANKAEIAAAVAQLFEVKVDSVRTVVVKGKTKRRGSKMGRRSDWKKAYVTLAEGQNLDFVDSAE, encoded by the coding sequence ATGAGTCAAGAACGTTTGCTAAGCGTGCTACGTGCACCGCACATCTCTGAAAAAGCAACTAATAATGCTGAAAAATCTAACACTGTTGTACTTAAAGTTGCTTTAGATGCGAACAAAGCTGAAATTGCTGCTGCTGTTGCTCAATTATTTGAAGTAAAAGTTGACTCTGTTCGTACCGTGGTTGTTAAAGGTAAAACTAAACGCCGTGGTAGCAAAATGGGTCGTCGCAGCGACTGGAAAAAAGCTTATGTAACTTTAGCCGAAGGCCAAAACTTGGACTTCGTGGACAGTGCAGAGTAA
- the rpsN gene encoding 30S ribosomal protein S14 translates to MAKQSMKARDVKRVKLAEKFYAKRVELKKIISDVNASDEDRWDAVLKLQTLPRDSSPSRQRNRCRQTGRPHGVLRKFGLSRIKVREAAMRGEIPGLKKASW, encoded by the coding sequence ATGGCTAAACAATCAATGAAAGCACGCGATGTAAAACGCGTTAAATTGGCTGAAAAATTCTACGCAAAACGTGTTGAATTAAAGAAAATCATTTCTGATGTCAATGCCTCTGATGAAGATCGTTGGGATGCAGTGTTAAAGTTACAAACTTTACCACGTGATTCTAGCCCATCTCGTCAACGTAACCGTTGCCGCCAAACTGGACGTCCTCATGGCGTTTTACGTAAGTTTGGTTTAAGCCGAATTAAGGTTCGTGAAGCTGCAATGCGCGGTGAAATCCCAGGCCTTAAAAAAGCGAGCTGGTAA
- the rplP gene encoding 50S ribosomal protein L16 → MLQPKRTKFRKVHKGRNRGIAGGTEVSFGTYGLKAVGRCRLTARQIEAARRAMSRAVKRQGKIWIRVFPDKPITEKPLEVRMGKGKGNVEYWVALIQPGKVLYEMDGVSEEVARNAFALAAAKLPVKTTFVTKTVM, encoded by the coding sequence ATGTTGCAACCAAAACGTACAAAATTCCGTAAAGTTCACAAAGGCCGCAACCGTGGTATCGCGGGCGGTACTGAAGTTAGTTTCGGTACTTACGGTTTAAAAGCAGTTGGTCGTTGTCGTTTAACCGCTCGTCAAATCGAAGCGGCACGTCGTGCAATGTCACGTGCAGTAAAACGTCAAGGTAAAATCTGGATTCGTGTATTCCCAGATAAACCAATTACTGAAAAACCATTAGAAGTCCGTATGGGTAAAGGTAAAGGTAACGTTGAGTACTGGGTAGCCTTAATCCAACCGGGTAAAGTGCTTTATGAAATGGATGGTGTGTCTGAAGAAGTAGCAAGAAACGCATTTGCATTAGCAGCTGCTAAATTGCCAGTTAAGACCACTTTCGTAACTAAGACGGTGATGTAA
- the rpmD gene encoding 50S ribosomal protein L30, with translation MAKTIKVTQVRSSIARLPKHKATLRGLGLRHMHHTVELIDTPAVRGMINQVSYMVKVEE, from the coding sequence ATGGCTAAAACTATTAAAGTAACACAAGTTCGTAGCTCAATTGCTCGTTTACCGAAGCATAAAGCTACCTTGCGTGGTCTTGGTCTTCGCCATATGCACCACACTGTTGAGTTAATTGATACGCCTGCAGTACGTGGTATGATTAACCAAGTTTCATACATGGTTAAAGTGGAGGAGTAA
- the rpsS gene encoding 30S ribosomal protein S19, with translation MPRSLKKGPFLDLHLLKKVEKAVESGDKKPIKTWSRRSMIIPSMIGLTIAVHNGRQHVPVYVSDEMIGHKLGEFAPTRTYRGHAADKKAKK, from the coding sequence ATGCCACGTTCTCTCAAGAAGGGTCCTTTCCTTGACCTACACTTGTTGAAGAAGGTAGAGAAGGCGGTGGAAAGCGGGGATAAAAAACCAATCAAAACTTGGTCCCGTCGTTCAATGATCATTCCATCAATGATCGGATTGACCATCGCAGTCCATAATGGTCGTCAGCACGTTCCTGTTTATGTATCTGATGAAATGATCGGTCATAAGCTTGGTGAATTTGCACCGACTCGTACATACCGCGGTCACGCGGCAGATAAGAAAGCTAAGAAATAA
- the rplN gene encoding 50S ribosomal protein L14: MIQEQTMLDVADNSGARSVMCIKVLGGSHRRYAAIGDIIKITVKEAIPRGKVKKGDVLKAVVVRTKKGVRRPDGSVIRFDGNACVILNNNTEQPIGTRIFGPVTRELRSEKFMKIISLAPEVL, from the coding sequence ATGATCCAAGAACAGACTATGCTGGATGTTGCTGATAATTCAGGCGCTCGCAGCGTAATGTGTATCAAGGTTCTAGGTGGATCGCACCGTCGTTATGCTGCGATTGGTGACATCATCAAAATTACTGTAAAAGAAGCAATTCCACGCGGTAAAGTAAAAAAAGGTGATGTATTAAAAGCAGTTGTTGTGCGCACCAAGAAGGGTGTTCGTCGCCCAGATGGCTCAGTTATTCGTTTCGATGGTAACGCTTGTGTAATTTTAAATAATAACACTGAGCAACCAATCGGTACTCGTATTTTTGGACCGGTGACTCGTGAACTTCGTTCTGAGAAATTCATGAAGATCATTTCTTTAGCTCCAGAAGTACTGTAA
- the rplO gene encoding 50S ribosomal protein L15, producing the protein MRLNTLSPAEGSKHSAKRLGRGIGSGLGKTGGRGHKGQKSRTGGGVRRGFEGGQMPLYRRLPKFGFTSMKAAVTAEVRLNELAKVEGNVVTLETLKAANILTKDIQFAKVVLAGEVKSAVTVRGLRVTKGAKAAIEAAGGSVEE; encoded by the coding sequence ATGCGTTTAAATACTCTATCTCCGGCTGAAGGTTCAAAGCATAGCGCTAAACGCCTCGGTCGTGGTATTGGTTCAGGTTTAGGCAAGACTGGTGGCCGTGGTCATAAAGGTCAAAAATCTCGTACTGGTGGCGGTGTTCGTCGCGGTTTCGAAGGTGGTCAAATGCCGTTATACCGTCGTTTACCAAAATTTGGTTTTACTTCAATGAAAGCTGCAGTAACTGCAGAAGTTCGTTTGAATGAGTTAGCCAAAGTTGAAGGTAATGTAGTAACCTTAGAAACATTAAAAGCAGCAAATATCTTAACTAAAGATATCCAATTCGCTAAAGTAGTTTTAGCGGGTGAAGTGAAATCTGCAGTAACAGTTCGTGGTTTGCGTGTAACTAAGGGTGCAAAAGCAGCAATTGAAGCTGCTGGCGGTTCAGTTGAGGAATAA
- the rplE gene encoding 50S ribosomal protein L5, with product MAKLHDYYRDQVVSELKNKFGYKSVMQVPRIEKITLNMGVGEALTDKKLLDNAVADLAAISGQKPLVTKARKSVAGFKIRQGYPIGCKVTLRGERMWEFFERLITIAVPRIRDFRGLSAKSFDGRGNYSMGVREQIIFPEIDYDKVDRVRGLDITITTTAKNDEEGQALLAAFNFPFRK from the coding sequence ATGGCGAAACTGCATGATTACTACAGAGATCAAGTAGTAAGCGAATTAAAAAATAAATTCGGCTACAAATCTGTCATGCAAGTCCCACGAATCGAAAAGATTACCCTGAATATGGGTGTGGGTGAAGCATTGACCGACAAAAAATTGCTAGACAACGCAGTGGCGGACTTAGCAGCAATCAGCGGTCAAAAACCTTTAGTAACTAAAGCTCGTAAATCTGTTGCTGGCTTTAAAATCCGTCAGGGATATCCAATCGGTTGTAAAGTAACACTACGCGGTGAGCGTATGTGGGAGTTCTTTGAACGTTTAATTACAATTGCTGTTCCACGTATTCGTGACTTCCGCGGTTTAAGCGCGAAATCATTCGATGGTCGTGGTAACTATAGCATGGGTGTGCGTGAACAAATCATCTTCCCTGAAATCGATTACGATAAAGTAGATCGTGTACGTGGTTTAGATATCACTATCACAACTACTGCTAAGAATGATGAAGAAGGTCAAGCACTACTTGCTGCCTTTAATTTCCCATTCCGTAAATAA
- the rplF gene encoding 50S ribosomal protein L6: MSRVAKAPVNIPAGVEVKLDGQLLTVKGKNGELSRKIHESVEVKQDNGQFTFTPREGFVEANAQSGTARALVNAMVIGVTEGFTKKLVLVGVGYRAQLKGNAIALSLGYSHPIEHTLPAGITAECPSQTEIVLKGADKQLIGQVAADIRAYRRPEPYKGKGVRYADEVVRIKEAKKK; this comes from the coding sequence ATGTCTCGTGTTGCAAAGGCACCTGTTAATATTCCTGCCGGCGTTGAAGTTAAACTCGACGGTCAGCTATTAACAGTAAAAGGTAAAAATGGCGAGTTATCTCGCAAAATTCATGAATCAGTTGAAGTAAAACAAGATAACGGACAATTTACGTTCACTCCACGTGAAGGTTTTGTTGAAGCAAATGCTCAATCGGGTACTGCACGTGCATTGGTTAATGCAATGGTTATCGGTGTTACTGAAGGTTTCACTAAAAAATTAGTATTGGTGGGTGTTGGTTACAGAGCTCAACTTAAAGGCAATGCAATTGCATTAAGTTTAGGCTATTCTCACCCAATAGAGCATACTTTGCCGGCAGGTATTACTGCAGAATGTCCATCTCAAACCGAAATCGTGTTGAAAGGTGCAGACAAACAGTTGATCGGTCAAGTTGCAGCAGATATTCGTGCTTATCGCCGTCCTGAGCCTTATAAAGGTAAAGGGGTACGTTACGCTGATGAAGTGGTACGTATCAAAGAGGCTAAGAAGAAATAA
- the rpsQ gene encoding 30S ribosomal protein S17, with protein sequence MTDKIRSVQGKVVSDKMEKSFVVAIERKVKHPLYGKFIRRTTKLHVHDENNEAKVGDTVEIRECRPLSKTKSWTLVRVVEKAVIA encoded by the coding sequence ATGACTGATAAAATTCGTAGCGTACAAGGTAAAGTTGTTAGCGACAAAATGGAAAAATCTTTCGTTGTTGCTATTGAACGTAAGGTAAAACACCCTTTATATGGTAAATTTATCCGTCGTACAACTAAATTACACGTACACGATGAGAACAATGAAGCCAAAGTTGGTGATACCGTAGAGATTCGCGAATGTCGCCCTCTATCAAAAACCAAATCTTGGACTTTAGTTCGTGTTGTTGAGAAAGCAGTTATTGCTTAA
- the rpsH gene encoding 30S ribosomal protein S8 produces MSMQDPIADMLTRIRNGQAANKVAINMPSSKLKVAIANVLAAEGYIESVKVLEGAKPELEITLKYFQGKPVVESIQRVSRPGLRIYKRKDELPKVMGGLGVAVISTSKGVMTDRAARQAGLGGEIICYVA; encoded by the coding sequence ATGAGTATGCAAGATCCAATCGCAGATATGCTGACCCGTATTCGTAACGGTCAAGCTGCGAACAAAGTTGCAATCAATATGCCTTCTTCCAAGCTAAAAGTGGCAATTGCCAACGTATTAGCTGCTGAAGGTTATATCGAAAGCGTAAAAGTTTTAGAAGGTGCTAAACCTGAATTGGAAATTACTTTAAAATATTTCCAAGGCAAACCAGTTGTAGAAAGCATCCAACGTGTAAGTCGTCCTGGTCTTCGTATTTACAAACGTAAAGATGAATTACCAAAAGTTATGGGCGGTTTAGGTGTTGCAGTTATTTCTACATCTAAAGGTGTTATGACTGACCGCGCTGCTCGTCAAGCAGGTTTAGGCGGTGAGATCATCTGTTATGTAGCTTAA
- the rplX gene encoding 50S ribosomal protein L24, whose product MAAKIRQNDEVIVLTGKDKGKRGKVTKVLPNGKVFVEGINIITKHEKPVPALGKAGGLVKKEAAIDASNVAIFNPKTNKADRVGFRFEDGKKVRFFKSNNEII is encoded by the coding sequence ATGGCTGCTAAAATCCGTCAAAATGATGAAGTAATTGTTCTTACTGGTAAAGATAAGGGCAAACGTGGCAAGGTAACTAAAGTGTTACCAAACGGTAAAGTGTTTGTTGAAGGTATCAACATTATTACTAAACATGAAAAACCAGTTCCTGCATTAGGAAAAGCTGGTGGTTTAGTGAAAAAAGAAGCTGCAATTGACGCTTCAAATGTTGCGATTTTCAATCCTAAAACAAATAAAGCTGACCGTGTAGGTTTTAGATTCGAAGACGGCAAAAAAGTACGTTTCTTCAAATCTAACAATGAAATTATCTAA
- the rplC gene encoding 50S ribosomal protein L3 gives MIGLVGRKVGMTRIFNEDGVSVPVTVIEIEANRITQVKTLENDGYTAVQVTTGSKKANRVTKPEAGHFVKAGVEAGRGLWEFRTEGEEFTLGQEINVDIFADVKKVDVTGTSKGKGFQGGVKRWNFRTQDATHGNSLSHRVLGSIGQNQTPGRVFKGKKMAGHLGAERVTVQSLEVVRVDAERKLLLVKGSVPGAINGDVIVKPAVKA, from the coding sequence ATGATTGGTTTAGTCGGTCGTAAAGTTGGTATGACCCGTATCTTCAATGAAGACGGTGTTTCTGTACCAGTTACCGTTATCGAAATCGAAGCCAACCGCATAACTCAAGTTAAAACTCTTGAAAACGATGGCTATACTGCAGTTCAAGTTACTACTGGTTCTAAAAAAGCGAATCGTGTAACTAAACCTGAAGCAGGCCATTTCGTGAAAGCAGGTGTTGAAGCTGGTCGCGGTTTATGGGAATTTCGTACTGAAGGTGAAGAATTCACTTTAGGTCAAGAAATCAATGTTGACATCTTTGCAGATGTTAAAAAAGTAGATGTTACCGGTACTTCTAAAGGTAAAGGTTTCCAAGGTGGTGTTAAACGTTGGAACTTCCGTACTCAAGATGCGACTCATGGTAACTCTTTATCACATCGTGTACTTGGTTCTATTGGTCAAAACCAAACTCCAGGTCGTGTGTTTAAAGGTAAAAAAATGGCAGGACATTTAGGTGCTGAACGTGTAACTGTTCAATCACTTGAAGTTGTTCGTGTAGATGCTGAGCGTAAATTGCTATTAGTAAAAGGTTCTGTACCTGGTGCTATCAATGGCGATGTTATCGTTAAGCCAGCAGTTAAAGCATAA
- the secY gene encoding preprotein translocase subunit SecY encodes MAKQPGYQARSTNSGKGELKSRLLFVLGALIVYRIGSFIPVPGIDAAVLAQLVEQQKGTIIDMFNMFSGGALSRASILALGIMPYISASIVIQLLATVSPALAELKKEGAAGQRKISKYTRYATVVFATIQAVAISTGLPNMLPGLVPNVGFGFYFTSVVSLVTGTMFLMWLGEQITERGIGNGISILVFGGIVAGLPSAILQTIEQARQGQMHPLVLLLIAAIVFAVTYFVVFVERGQRRIRVEYAKRQQGRQILGGHSTHLPLKVNMANVMPAIFASSIILFPATLTQWFGQNDKFEWLNNLSMLLNPGQPLYLLVYAVAIIFFSFFYTAMQYNPRDTADNLKKSGAFIPGIRPGEQTSRYIDKVMTRLTLIGGLYVTFVCLVPYIMTSAWDVKFYFGGTSLLIVVVVIMDFIVQVQSHLMSSQYESALKKANLKGFGQ; translated from the coding sequence ATGGCTAAACAACCAGGTTATCAAGCAAGAAGTACTAATAGCGGTAAAGGTGAATTAAAAAGCCGATTACTTTTCGTTTTAGGTGCGCTTATCGTTTACCGAATTGGTTCTTTCATTCCGGTTCCTGGTATTGATGCGGCTGTGCTAGCTCAATTAGTTGAACAACAAAAAGGCACCATCATTGACATGTTTAATATGTTCTCTGGTGGTGCATTAAGCCGTGCATCTATATTAGCATTAGGTATTATGCCGTATATCTCGGCATCTATTGTAATTCAGTTGCTTGCAACGGTTTCTCCTGCTTTAGCAGAATTAAAGAAAGAAGGTGCTGCTGGTCAACGTAAAATTTCTAAGTATACTCGGTATGCGACAGTTGTTTTTGCAACCATTCAGGCAGTAGCTATTTCAACAGGTTTACCAAATATGTTACCTGGCTTAGTGCCAAATGTTGGATTTGGTTTTTACTTTACTTCAGTTGTTAGCTTAGTCACTGGAACTATGTTCCTCATGTGGTTAGGTGAACAAATTACTGAAAGAGGTATTGGTAACGGTATTTCAATTCTTGTTTTTGGCGGTATCGTAGCTGGTTTACCATCAGCTATACTTCAAACTATTGAGCAGGCTCGTCAAGGACAAATGCATCCATTAGTGCTTCTTCTGATCGCAGCTATTGTATTTGCAGTAACTTATTTCGTTGTTTTTGTTGAAAGAGGACAGCGCAGAATTCGCGTTGAATATGCAAAGCGTCAACAAGGTCGTCAAATTTTAGGTGGTCATTCGACACATTTACCATTGAAAGTAAATATGGCAAACGTAATGCCGGCAATTTTTGCCTCAAGTATTATTTTATTTCCAGCAACCTTAACTCAATGGTTTGGACAAAATGATAAGTTTGAGTGGTTAAATAACTTATCTATGTTGTTGAATCCTGGTCAGCCTCTTTATTTACTTGTTTATGCTGTAGCAATTATTTTCTTTAGCTTCTTTTACACAGCAATGCAGTATAATCCGCGAGATACAGCAGATAATCTAAAAAAATCTGGTGCATTTATTCCAGGAATTAGACCAGGGGAACAAACCTCTCGTTATATTGATAAAGTTATGACTCGTCTTACACTGATTGGCGGTCTTTATGTAACGTTTGTGTGTTTAGTTCCTTATATTATGACATCGGCTTGGGATGTTAAATTTTACTTCGGTGGAACATCTCTTTTAATTGTAGTCGTTGTAATTATGGATTTCATCGTGCAGGTTCAGAGTCACTTAATGTCGTCTCAGTATGAATCTGCGTTGAAAAAAGCAAACCTTAAAGGTTTTGGACAATAA
- the rplV gene encoding 50S ribosomal protein L22 — METIAKHRYARTSAQKARLVADLIRGKKVAQALEILTFTNKKAAALVKKVLESAIANAEHNDGADIDDLKVAKIFVDEGPSMKRVMPRAKGRADRILKRTSHITVVVSDR, encoded by the coding sequence ATGGAAACTATCGCAAAACATCGTTACGCTCGCACTTCTGCCCAAAAAGCTCGCTTAGTTGCCGATTTAATTCGTGGTAAAAAAGTTGCGCAAGCGTTGGAAATCTTAACTTTCACTAACAAAAAAGCAGCAGCTTTAGTGAAGAAAGTTTTAGAATCAGCTATTGCAAACGCAGAGCACAATGACGGTGCAGATATCGATGATCTTAAAGTTGCTAAAATCTTCGTTGACGAAGGTCCTAGCATGAAACGTGTTATGCCACGTGCTAAAGGTCGTGCAGATCGTATTTTAAAACGTACTAGCCACATTACTGTGGTTGTGTCAGATCGTTAA